The window AATCGGCTGTAGATAGTGTATTATAACATCCACATGTCATGCTTCCTTACCACATGAAACCTACTAAAGCTTGGTGCCAACCTGACTATGACCAGATCAGcagtacaaaatatacaaattatGCTATGATCCACTCGTATAAGGCTGGCACAACAAATGCAGTGACCATGACGAGCACGGCATGAAAGCACCAGAACGattctaaaatgacatgacGTAAGTCGTTCAACTGATGTTACCAACGCTCCCAATAAAAACTGCGCATTCAAGACTCGTGGAGCTTCAAGATCAGACGCGACGAGCACAGGCCACGCCACATTTTCTAAGCACAGGCCACGCCACGCAATGGTAAGACAGATTCGGTCTTTGGCATAACTCTGGCATATCCCAACCTCCACTTCTGTAAATGAGCACACATCCAATTCCGAATTCCGATTTCCAAGAAATTTGCCGTTTTCCTCAACAACCAAGAAGCCAATGACGGCTGCGCACTGAATCATTCCTGTCCAGTCCTCGCCACATGCGAACTCCTGCTTCATTTCAGTATGCCAAGCAGTTTTTGAATTTCGTCTTACTCCAAagatttatccccccccccccttcaattcaaaatatttccccTCATTTGGCTGCAGAAAAGACTTCGTGGCCGAACTCCACGTGTCCTTTTGTTCGTGAGGTTTAGACAGTTTCGGTTGGTTTTGGATCTCGTTAGTGAGGTTCCGCAACACTCCCGAATGACGACGAGGTATTCTTTGTTTTCGTGACgaattcttttatgattttgttCGAATTCGTCAAGAACACCTCAAAATTCGCACCGTAAGCTTCTGGGCCTTCACTCGGAACAAGTTTCTAGAGCTCGTGTTACCGTTACTATCACTTTTATCATTGCAGATGCCCCAAGCCAAGTTCTCTAATGCAACCGACCATGAATGATGTCTATCGCGAGGTGAAGGGTATGTATAGAGTGATATGTATGTGTGATTAGCTGGGGGagagggtttgggggggggCGTGGGATGTGGGAGGTTGTCGAGGGGATGAGTATGGGTGCGGGTATGTGCccgtgtgcgtgtgtgtgtgtgtgtgtgtgtgtttggttGATCTATGTCCTGTATTTTTTTGCGTTTTCTGTGTCTTTTGCATTAGTTGTGATGTTTACTCTCCAATTCCATTTACAGAAGGTCCATTCCGCGGACTCCGTATGGAAGGCGTGTGCCAAGCAGCCGGCCGACGACGTGGCGGAGTCCAAAGCACGGTACGCTTTGTGTCTCTTGTCGGGCGCCCCTAGGGGACCCTGTCGTTCGGTTCTACGACTGAGGGGGTTCAGCATGAGGGCGTGTCGTCTTcgttcattttgccatttcaaCGCGAAAAAGAGAGGTTTTTATATTAAATAGGCCTTCCCTCTCTTACGCTGTTGAAGGGCTTAAGAAAGTTGACGACATGGTGCGGGATGGAGTCCGGGACGGGCTCCGGACTCGCCTTTGCCGTTAATCAGACGGCTCGCACTTAACTTGATGGGTTAACCCTCTATGCTCTCCGGCGGCAGTCGTAGAAGATCAGGCACTGAAGTAGATGATATTACAACAAACAGGTGAGATTCACATTTTGTTAAGTCATTGATGTTTGCGCAATTTTAGCTCTTTGACCGATTCTCCCCCGAGATGATTGAAACAtccagaaaaaaatttgaaagattatACGAGATCCTACTCCAAGTTAGATCGTTACATTTCCCGCACTGTTTGAGACTTGTTTATGATTGGGATAATCGTCTTACTTCCCAGCCTCCAGCAACAACCCATGCAAAGTGAGCAACGCAATCTCACGTCATACCTTCGACAGCCATTATGTGCATTgcgcatgacgtcatcacaattaGTACACTACCTGGTCACAACATAGTGATCTTCACCTTGTGACACctagacgcaaggacccaacgcgacgcgtagcggcaaaattggcatcatgcctagtctctcaaAGGCAGCACAGTTCGCAATAGCAGACGTCACTACAGTATagtaccccctcacactcagaaaccaccaaagcccaccccttcctgctaccttaatacttctggtttaTTCAATACATGTAAGATCTTTTCCCACTGAATCCGTTTCCATTTACAGCATCGACGGAAAGACCACCTCCGAATGGAAGGAAGAGGGTCGGTGCGATGGGGCATGCTTGAAGAGGGCTGAAGATGCACGATCGTGGCGTGACAGACGTCTGGGGATGGATTCGGACGCGAGCAAGATGTGTGCCGCATTTAGGGtaacttcatttcattatttttgaacccaattttaaaaatttatgagcgatttaaatcgttaAGATTCTTTTCAGGAAGAGCATCCGGGAGACCAGTGCGAAGCAAGATCCATCTTGCAGAGCCAAGAACACCGCAGAGAGCCCAGCGTGACGCAGACCCCACTATACAGAGGTTTGAACATGATCCCAGTTTGAACACGACAAGGACTTGGTGAGTAGATAGAGGCGAATTTAGCTCTCATCACAGTGAGCATACACgggcaaaaatatataaatagattctatatagattttgtgTTTACCATTTCTATATAGCTTTACAGATTCTTTATAGAAATTTCTGCCTGTGTAGCTGTAGGTGCTTGAAGGAGTAGGCTGACATGACCTTGACCAGGGAAGCAAAATGGTACCATTTAGAACCGTTCATTTTGGATTGATCCCTTAGGACCATTTTATTGGATGCCAGATATTCGAGTGATCTACTGAGCCCTTCAATTGGCTGGCCGCCATTTCCCGTAATTTGAAAGCGCATCCACTATACCATACTATGCAGCACAGCTTGTTTACAAATTGTCTTGAcgtcttcaaatatctgccgtgaCTTTGACTTTCAGGACAACAGCCGTGCCTGGCCACCTGACACGATCCTGCCAAGGGAAGCGGTTGTGCCGTTATCTTTTGATCGATTCCAAAcggccagacagccgatggagaatgctgcagtgttacttcaggtaagcggccagacagccgatggagaatgctgcagtgttacttcaggtaagcaGTAGAACCGATTTATTTGTTCTTGACTCTTGAAAATCAAAGATTGATCTGCTCACAGAGTCATCAGCTCcttgaaaagtttcatttgaaaataatgagaatGCTCTAAACATGCAAACTGTAGCAAGCGACGTCGGGACGAAGGCTGAAGAGCCCTCACCATGAAACCGCAGTTGTATGGAATAGTAAAATACGACGAAAGACGTGCAACAAAGGGTTTCAGTGGGGGAAACTTAGGAAAACGTgtcaaatctttttttcagtattcCCAAAAGATGGGTAACACCAGAAAAAGGGAACCACTCGGCTCGAACTGCTGGAAATGACACAGAAGTGAAAGTCCTCGTCCGGAGCCGGCATCACCACATCCAGGTCACAGGATATTCATCACCACGACCAGGGCGTAGCTCCAACTGCTGGAAATGACACTCTCAAGGATGTGCATTGTAACTGGAGGTAAGGAtcacaacgtacatgtacatgtttcaagTCAATACCTATATTACAACAGTGGGGCGATTGTCTGACTCTATATACGCTCTAAACTCGGCAGATATATAACATAACGTCTGGACAAAAGCTGATAACTTGCAAATTAAAGGGGTTATTTAAAGACACCTCCGTCCACCCATTTAAGAAAATGGAAATTGCAGCCAGGTTCAACAGAAAAGATGATAAGTTGTTAAGATGGGCTTCTTTGCCAATGACgatgttcattttgaagacaCTTCTCGCACTGTATGAAGATTTGCAATGGTTTGATACTTTTGTAGGTTGCAGAGAGTTTGCACCACCACACGCAGTCCTGGATGGAAACAGAATTTATGATCTAATCAAATGGAAGACCGCAATTGTCCTGAGATGACGAGGTTAAGTAGAAGTGAGTTAGCCTTTAGGGCGGAGTGTAAGAGCCTAAAACGGCCAGCTGACATGACCTTccaaaggaaagcaaaatttgtgcCATTCGAGCCTCCGATTGATCACCTCTACATCCACCCAGTAGATGAACACAATACTCTGAGTAATGTTGCAGTATGTTATAACAACAAAGATATCAAATACATTTCCAACTTGAAAAATTCTAAAGGTTAGTTATGGAGTGTCTGCAAGAAGCACTTGAATACGCCGACCAATTTCAAATACATTTCCAACTTAAAAAATTCTAAAGGTTAGTTATGGAGTGTCTGCAAGAAGCACTTGAATACGCCGACCAATTTCATCTGATTGGCAATGTACTTCTATTTTCAGTTGTCCACAGACGTGCACGGATAATGAAAGTCTTGTACATCCAGGGGACGGAAGAGGTATACCGGGGCTCAGTACGCATACCAATCCTGGAACAGACTCTCTCGATAACACACGTGTTTACATGCACAGACGTTTTCATCGCGTATCGTATTCTTAAACGCAAACACAATTCTTAGTTCAGATTGAATCGCAAACGAAGGATTCGCGAAAGCCACGGACCATCGCTAGACTATTTTATTTTCTTCGCTCAGATCGAACTGTTGAAAATGTGGATTATATTTATGTACTTCATTTGAACCACAAACGAAGGATTTGGACAAGACGCGTACCTCTAACCCCTTCATTTGACGAGACGTGATACCAATCTCACAGGCACTGGATGACGGCATGCTTCAGGAATCTCTTTACGACTGATGCCATGTGACGACGGGGGCACATCTTGAAGGTAATGCCAACAGATATACACTatctccggaactataacaccagataACTCCACTCTGAGCCAGACTTCCAATAACGACCTGACCAGCCTAGGCCTGGACCTCAAGTTTTGCTATTTGACCAGGTGTGACTGATATGCCTTTCTCGGCATTTGCTAGGGTCATCAATATTCACCATTAAGGTGGGCCTAGTGACTTCTCAttgtctggtgttatagttccggatCCGAAGATAAGAGTATTTCGATATTATCATAACAAGCCTATTTGGGTGAATACCACATATCGTGTAATCTCCAGCCTTCCAGAAAGCTAGCAACACCAACAACCGAGCTTCTGATCGTGAAATGTGAATTCTAGCATTACAAGTCTCGCTGAGACAGCTGTGAATCATTCGATAAACGTACAATTGCAACAAGGCTCACATGGACGATTTCATGAGAAAACAGCACGCTGATTACACACAGAACAAATCAGTAGTTAAACGAAATGTATTATTCATGCGAAACCTCAAAGTCTAGTCTAACTTTGTACCAATCGTATAAAGCATGACCAAGAACGTGCATAAGCAAAATTTTCGCCAATTTTTGTGCTAGCCATTTTCAGGCTTACTTTGCGTGATTCTCTCTGAAATGGTCTGTGGGCATTGAGCTTTTCATCTATTGCACTGTCTGTGAtacataa is drawn from Lineus longissimus chromosome 1, tnLinLong1.2, whole genome shotgun sequence and contains these coding sequences:
- the LOC135496504 gene encoding uncharacterized protein LOC135496504, which translates into the protein MLSGGSRRRSGTEVDDITTNSIDGKTTSEWKEEGRCDGACLKRAEDARSWRDRRLGMDSDASKMCAAFREEHPGDQCEARSILQSQEHRREPSVTQTPLYRGLNMIPV